A stretch of the Maledivibacter sp. genome encodes the following:
- a CDS encoding pyrimidine-nucleoside phosphorylase codes for MRMYDLIMKKRNGEELTTEEINFFVEGYTKTEIPDYQVSALMMAIYFQKMNKRETADLTKAMVESGEVINLSEINGIKVDKHSTGGVGDTTTLILGPIVAAAGVPVAKMSGRGLGHTGGTIDKLESFKGFSVDMPIEKFTENVNSIKIAIGGQTANLAPADKKLYALRDVTATVDNISLIAGSIMSKKIASGADAIVLDVKTGSGAFMKDEDSSFELAKEMVDIGNNVGRNTIAVITDMDQPLGYAVGNALEVKEAIDTLKGEGPQDLTELCLTLGAHMLVLGEKAENFEEARKILEDIIRSGKGLEKLKELVKAQGGDPSFVDDPALFQKAKIIESVAVSQAGFVKGIKADDIGKAALVLGAGRETKESEIDLAVGIVLHKKIGDSIKAGESIATIYANDAEKQKAATKMIIDAYEITEVEVKAKSLIKGIVTKDGIERF; via the coding sequence GTGAGAATGTATGATTTGATAATGAAGAAAAGAAATGGAGAAGAACTTACGACAGAAGAGATTAATTTTTTTGTTGAAGGATATACAAAGACTGAAATTCCAGATTACCAAGTTTCTGCCCTTATGATGGCAATCTACTTTCAGAAAATGAATAAAAGGGAAACCGCAGATTTAACTAAAGCAATGGTAGAGAGTGGAGAGGTTATTAACCTATCAGAAATTAATGGGATTAAAGTTGATAAGCATAGCACTGGTGGCGTTGGTGATACAACTACTTTAATACTTGGGCCTATAGTAGCAGCGGCAGGAGTACCTGTGGCAAAAATGTCGGGTAGAGGATTAGGGCATACCGGTGGAACTATAGATAAATTGGAGTCATTTAAAGGTTTTTCAGTAGATATGCCTATTGAAAAGTTTACTGAAAATGTTAATAGTATAAAAATAGCTATTGGAGGACAAACAGCAAATTTGGCTCCTGCCGATAAAAAATTATATGCTCTTCGTGATGTAACAGCAACTGTTGACAATATATCGCTAATAGCTGGCAGTATTATGAGTAAAAAAATTGCTTCAGGTGCAGATGCTATTGTATTAGATGTTAAAACAGGTAGCGGAGCATTTATGAAGGATGAGGATAGTTCCTTTGAACTCGCCAAGGAAATGGTAGATATAGGAAATAATGTAGGAAGAAATACTATAGCGGTAATTACGGATATGGACCAACCATTAGGCTATGCTGTTGGAAATGCATTAGAAGTCAAGGAAGCAATTGATACATTAAAAGGAGAGGGGCCACAGGACTTAACTGAACTTTGTTTAACCCTAGGAGCCCATATGCTTGTTTTAGGTGAAAAAGCTGAAAATTTTGAAGAAGCTAGAAAAATACTTGAAGACATCATTCGCTCAGGGAAGGGACTTGAAAAATTAAAAGAGCTTGTTAAGGCCCAAGGTGGAGACCCATCCTTTGTTGATGATCCGGCATTATTTCAAAAGGCAAAGATAATAGAGTCTGTTGCTGTTTCACAGGCAGGTTTTGTTAAAGGAATAAAGGCAGACGATATTGGGAAAGCGGCCCTTGTATTGGGTGCAGGCCGTGAAACCAAAGAAAGTGAAATAGATTTAGCAGTTGGAATTGTTCTTCATAAAAAAATAGGAGATTCTATCAAAGCCGGTGAATCCATAGCAACTATTTATGCCAACGATGCTGAGAAACAAAAGGCAGCTACTAAAATGATTATAGATGCCTATGAAATTACTGAGGTTGAAGTTAAAGCGAAATCATTGATTAAAGGCATTGTCACTAAGGACGGAATAGAAAGATTTTAA
- a CDS encoding cytidine deaminase, whose protein sequence is MDKKLLIKKAFEAKKKAYTPYSGFNVGAALLTNSGKIYTGCNIECASYTPTICAERTAIAKAVSEGEREIIAIAITGDSEWTYPCGVCRQVIREFGKDATIIIAKSEDEYREYTLKELLPHSFGPEDLK, encoded by the coding sequence ATGGATAAGAAATTGCTTATAAAAAAGGCTTTTGAAGCTAAAAAGAAAGCATATACCCCATATTCTGGGTTTAATGTTGGGGCTGCACTTTTGACCAACAGTGGGAAAATATATACAGGATGTAATATAGAATGTGCTTCATATACGCCAACTATTTGTGCAGAAAGAACAGCCATAGCTAAAGCTGTTTCTGAAGGTGAAAGGGAAATCATAGCCATAGCTATAACGGGAGATTCAGAGTGGACATATCCATGTGGTGTTTGTAGGCAAGTAATAAGAGAATTTGGGAAGGATGCCACAATAATTATTGCTAAATCTGAAGACGAATATAGAGAATATACTCTTAAAGAGCTATTACCCCATAGCTTTGGACCGGAAGATTTAAAATAG
- the deoC gene encoding deoxyribose-phosphate aldolase yields MEIQNYIDHTLLKPGSEEEQIRKVCAEAREYGFASVCVNPYYAGLVRKELEGTNVKTCVVVGFPLGATTKEVKAFETNQVIENGAQEVDMVINIGALKSKKYGDVKEDVEAVVKAANGRALVKVIIETCLLTEEEKVKACEISKEAGADFVKTSTGFSTGGATVEDVKLMRKTVGPDMGVKASGGVRTKEDADAVIAAGATRIGASASIAIVEGTKNSNSGY; encoded by the coding sequence ATGGAAATACAAAACTATATCGATCATACTTTATTGAAGCCAGGATCAGAGGAGGAACAAATAAGAAAGGTGTGTGCTGAAGCTAGGGAATATGGATTTGCTTCAGTGTGCGTAAACCCATATTATGCTGGGTTGGTTAGAAAAGAATTAGAGGGAACTAATGTAAAGACCTGTGTAGTTGTAGGATTCCCATTAGGGGCTACTACAAAGGAAGTAAAAGCATTTGAGACAAATCAAGTAATTGAAAATGGGGCACAGGAAGTAGATATGGTAATCAATATCGGAGCATTGAAATCTAAAAAATATGGGGATGTTAAAGAGGATGTTGAAGCAGTAGTTAAAGCAGCAAATGGAAGGGCCTTGGTTAAGGTTATAATAGAAACCTGCCTTCTAACTGAGGAAGAAAAAGTAAAGGCATGTGAAATTTCAAAGGAAGCCGGTGCAGATTTTGTAAAAACTTCAACAGGATTTTCTACAGGAGGAGCAACTGTGGAAGATGTAAAATTAATGAGAAAAACAGTAGGGCCAGATATGGGCGTTAAGGCTTCAGGTGGTGTTAGAACAAAAGAAGATGCTGATGCAGTTATAGCTGCTGGAGCAACTAGGATAGGTGCAAGTGCTTCTATAGCTATTGTGGAGGGAACCAAAAATTCAAATTCAGGATATTAG
- a CDS encoding type II secretion system F family protein: MLIIFIVFGASLLALGVFLFIEKTKAHEFIKEKKVKCRDKYLIDYDIYIMAKKEKALYILIASLVIYIVAFIFYRSYIISTLVMPLAFLYPKLKTKEIIKKRKNELSMQFKEALYALSSSLSAGKSIEMAFRDALNDLFILYPSPDTYIINEFQYIIRKLDMNETVEAALSNFAQRAHLEDVNNFVDVLKTSKRGGGNMVEVIKNTSNVIADKIYIKHDIDTMLAQKRFEQKLLNIMPIALILMLSYSSKDYMQPVFETTLGRIMMTVSVVLLGIAYIISKKIMNIEV; this comes from the coding sequence ATGCTAATAATTTTCATTGTATTTGGAGCATCTTTACTAGCTTTAGGGGTGTTCCTATTTATTGAGAAAACTAAAGCCCACGAATTTATTAAGGAGAAAAAAGTTAAGTGTAGGGATAAATATCTTATTGATTATGATATTTATATTATGGCTAAGAAAGAAAAAGCATTATATATACTGATTGCTTCCCTTGTAATTTACATAGTAGCATTTATATTCTATAGAAGTTATATTATTTCTACTTTAGTAATGCCACTAGCTTTTTTGTATCCAAAGCTTAAAACCAAAGAAATTATTAAGAAAAGAAAAAATGAACTTAGTATGCAATTTAAGGAGGCATTATACGCCCTATCATCATCCTTATCAGCAGGTAAATCAATTGAAATGGCCTTTAGGGATGCCTTAAATGACCTTTTTATACTTTATCCTAGTCCTGACACATACATAATTAATGAATTTCAGTACATTATTAGGAAATTGGATATGAATGAAACCGTAGAGGCCGCACTTTCTAATTTTGCTCAGAGGGCACATTTAGAGGATGTAAATAATTTTGTTGATGTTCTAAAAACATCTAAAAGAGGTGGTGGGAATATGGTAGAAGTTATAAAAAACACTTCAAATGTAATTGCAGATAAAATATATATTAAACATGATATTGATACTATGCTGGCCCAGAAAAGATTTGAACAAAAGCTACTAAATATAATGCCTATAGCTTTAATTCTAATGTTATCCTATAGTTCCAAAGACTATATGCAGCCTGTATTTGAAACTACTCTTGGAAGGATTATGATGACTGTTTCAGTAGTTCTTCTGGGGATAGCTTATATAATATCTAAGAAGATAATGAATATCGAGGTGTAA
- a CDS encoding CpaF family protein produces the protein MDKKDKLIEQIKKMVSDSIDFKTDPTDEDIRNIITEIVFEKAKQCYLTITEKQEIIRIIFNSMRRLDILQPLMDDKDITEIMINGTENIFVEKYGRIKKLDVSFQNQEKLENVIQSIISKVNRAINEASPTADARLADGSRVSAVLPPIALNGPILTIRKFPEKPMTIEQLIKYDSLNSQTADVLQRMVESRYNIFICGGTGSGKTTFLNALSNFIPKDERIITIEDSAELQIVNVPNIVRLETRDRNTEGKGEITIRDLIKTSLRMRPDRIIVGEVRGSEALDMLQAMNTGHDGSLSTGHANSCEDMMSRLETMVLSGAAMPIDAIRQQITSAIDVIIHLGRLRDKTRRVLEIDEVLGYRDGEIQLNPLFQFMEDGENDDKKIIGELRRTENEMKNTLKFKMAGIFEEV, from the coding sequence ATGGACAAGAAGGACAAGCTCATAGAACAAATCAAGAAGATGGTTAGTGATAGTATTGATTTCAAGACAGATCCCACTGATGAAGATATACGGAATATTATTACTGAAATAGTATTTGAAAAGGCCAAACAGTGTTATTTGACCATAACGGAAAAGCAAGAAATTATTAGAATAATATTCAATTCTATGCGTAGGTTAGATATACTGCAACCCTTAATGGATGATAAAGATATTACTGAAATTATGATAAATGGTACTGAAAATATTTTTGTAGAGAAATATGGAAGAATTAAAAAGCTAGATGTCTCCTTTCAAAACCAAGAAAAGCTAGAAAATGTTATACAATCCATAATTTCGAAGGTTAATAGAGCCATAAACGAGGCATCACCTACGGCTGACGCTAGATTAGCCGATGGATCAAGGGTGAGTGCGGTATTACCACCAATCGCTTTAAATGGGCCCATACTGACAATAAGAAAATTTCCTGAAAAACCTATGACTATAGAACAGCTTATAAAATATGATTCATTAAATAGTCAAACAGCAGATGTGCTACAGCGAATGGTTGAGTCGAGGTACAATATTTTTATTTGTGGAGGAACGGGATCTGGAAAGACCACTTTTTTAAATGCTTTATCCAATTTTATACCTAAGGATGAGAGAATTATAACTATAGAAGATTCTGCAGAATTGCAAATAGTAAATGTACCCAATATAGTAAGGCTTGAGACACGGGATCGTAATACCGAGGGAAAAGGAGAAATAACCATAAGGGATTTAATTAAGACTTCATTAAGAATGAGACCAGACAGGATAATTGTAGGAGAAGTTCGTGGTTCAGAAGCCCTTGATATGCTCCAAGCCATGAATACGGGACATGATGGCTCCCTTTCCACTGGACATGCTAACTCCTGCGAAGATATGATGAGTAGATTAGAAACTATGGTTCTAAGTGGTGCAGCCATGCCAATAGATGCGATTAGACAACAAATCACATCTGCCATTGATGTAATTATACATTTAGGTAGATTAAGGGATAAAACAAGAAGAGTTCTGGAAATAGATGAGGTCTTAGGGTATAGGGATGGTGAAATACAATTAAATCCATTATTTCAATTCATGGAAGATGGAGAAAATGATGATAAAAAGATAATTGGAGAGCTGAGAAGGACAGAAAATGAAATGAAAAACACACTAAAATTCAAAATGGCCGGTATTTTTGAAGAGGTATGA
- a CDS encoding AAA family ATPase, with product MSKIHLIIADKDEAYVDSLSDYLISKHSNRFQVNAFTKREYLSEYISQNKGKADILLLCSEWYTGCDFMDEVNTTIILSGGMLTNEVMDCEVINKYQRGDKLVGSILNCFAEVNPNKYYISDKDKKTKMIAVYSPLGGVGKTSIALGASIKSAEDGKAVFYLNLENIQSTSNFFDCKNSQSISNLIYYIKENKKNIALKIEGIRCVDSMYNIHYFSPPDSCVDLNEMSIDEMQYLLNKLRLSKDYDEIYIDMSSNLDEKNISILNSSDQIILVIDQDDMSMVKINRFLTELKLLSKRNDMNILSKIILVLNKYNENEYINIKSGELDGMTVSVKIPYIFKPISTYEGNYRKDMKVEFKNAIAKILKVIE from the coding sequence TTGTCAAAAATACATTTAATAATAGCAGACAAAGACGAAGCCTATGTGGATAGTCTTTCCGATTACCTAATTAGTAAGCATTCAAATAGATTTCAAGTTAATGCCTTCACCAAGAGAGAATATCTTTCGGAATATATTTCCCAGAATAAAGGAAAGGCTGATATTCTCTTACTATGTTCGGAATGGTATACAGGTTGTGATTTTATGGATGAGGTTAACACTACAATCATATTATCTGGAGGAATGTTAACCAATGAAGTAATGGATTGTGAGGTAATTAACAAATATCAAAGAGGCGATAAGCTTGTAGGTAGTATATTAAATTGTTTTGCTGAAGTTAATCCCAATAAATATTACATTTCAGATAAGGATAAAAAAACAAAGATGATTGCCGTTTATTCTCCTTTAGGGGGAGTAGGGAAAACATCCATTGCCCTAGGCGCTAGTATCAAATCCGCTGAAGATGGTAAAGCCGTGTTCTATTTGAACTTAGAGAATATACAGTCCACATCAAATTTTTTTGATTGTAAGAATAGTCAAAGTATTTCAAATTTGATATATTACATCAAAGAAAATAAAAAAAATATTGCATTAAAGATTGAGGGAATCAGATGTGTAGATTCTATGTATAATATTCATTATTTTTCGCCACCGGATAGCTGTGTTGATTTGAATGAGATGAGCATAGATGAAATGCAATACTTGCTTAATAAATTAAGATTATCCAAGGATTATGATGAAATCTACATTGATATGTCGTCAAATCTAGATGAAAAGAATATTTCCATATTAAATTCCAGTGATCAAATCATATTAGTAATTGATCAAGATGATATGTCTATGGTCAAAATAAATAGGTTCCTAACTGAACTTAAATTGCTTTCAAAAAGAAATGATATGAACATACTTAGCAAAATCATACTAGTCCTAAATAAATATAATGAAAATGAATACATAAATATAAAATCTGGAGAGTTAGATGGAATGACTGTTTCTGTAAAAATACCATATATATTTAAGCCCATCAGTACCTATGAAGGTAATTATAGGAAAGATATGAAAGTAGAATTTAAAAATGCTATTGCTAAGATTTTAAAAGTAATTGAATAA